One Deltaproteobacteria bacterium DNA segment encodes these proteins:
- a CDS encoding SpoVR family protein has protein sequence MDPELKRLSEFDERIQEIAREFGLDFFPQEFDAIPAQKMLEVLGYRFPVNFSHWSFGRDYEREKTKYEHGFGIPYELVLNSNPSRAYLMNTNPFPVQVMVMAHVYAHNDFMKNNFHFKPTRRDILPAASEAAIRFQRYEKRFGLEEVERLMDTGLSIELNIDPDFFIKEENEEQKHERLSTHSRKAEVAGPYDDLISRKKVERLSAEEYNRKTPPEPECDVLLYIINHSPKPLKEWEKDILSVIRDQSRYFTPQRRTKIINEGWATFWHMKIMDRLFRERLLKEEEHGYYNLYNARVLATSPRTINPYLVGLRIFEDIEDRWNKGRFGREWEMCENPKEKEAWDLELGQGREKIFEVRRSYTDRFFIEHFLWEKLVDELELYLYEGRREANEIKYVISEQDWQRIKSLLVSHLSTFDIPLIMVEDGDYKGKRELYLKHAYEGIALDQEYREKTMEHILYLWDRPVHLESIVDGKTVIFTFDGSSHSQNPQS, from the coding sequence ATGGATCCAGAACTGAAGCGCCTCAGTGAATTTGATGAGAGAATCCAGGAGATAGCCAGGGAGTTTGGCCTCGATTTCTTTCCGCAGGAGTTTGACGCCATCCCGGCCCAGAAGATGTTAGAGGTTTTGGGCTACCGCTTTCCCGTCAACTTCTCCCACTGGTCTTTCGGCCGGGATTATGAGAGGGAAAAGACCAAGTATGAGCATGGATTCGGCATTCCGTACGAGTTGGTCCTCAACTCCAATCCCTCCCGGGCCTATTTGATGAATACCAATCCCTTCCCTGTCCAGGTGATGGTCATGGCCCATGTTTACGCTCACAACGACTTTATGAAAAACAACTTTCATTTCAAGCCCACCCGAAGAGATATCCTTCCGGCGGCCTCAGAGGCTGCGATTCGTTTTCAGAGATACGAAAAGCGCTTCGGTCTGGAGGAGGTCGAGCGGCTGATGGACACAGGGCTGAGCATCGAGCTCAACATCGATCCTGATTTCTTTATCAAAGAAGAAAACGAAGAGCAAAAGCATGAGAGGCTCTCAACGCACTCGAGGAAAGCCGAGGTCGCAGGTCCATACGATGACCTGATCTCCAGAAAGAAAGTAGAACGACTCTCTGCTGAAGAGTACAACAGGAAAACACCTCCGGAGCCTGAGTGCGATGTCTTGCTTTACATCATAAACCATTCTCCCAAACCCTTAAAAGAGTGGGAGAAAGACATCCTGTCAGTCATTCGGGATCAATCGCGCTACTTCACACCCCAAAGGCGAACCAAGATTATAAACGAGGGGTGGGCCACTTTCTGGCACATGAAGATCATGGACCGCCTGTTCAGGGAACGGCTCCTCAAAGAGGAAGAGCATGGTTACTATAACCTCTATAATGCCCGGGTGCTGGCCACAAGTCCCCGCACGATCAATCCCTATCTGGTGGGTTTAAGAATCTTCGAAGACATCGAGGACCGATGGAACAAGGGCCGGTTCGGAAGGGAGTGGGAAATGTGTGAGAATCCTAAGGAAAAGGAAGCGTGGGACCTTGAACTTGGACAGGGAAGGGAAAAAATTTTCGAAGTAAGGAGGAGTTACACCGACCGGTTCTTTATCGAACATTTTTTATGGGAAAAGTTGGTTGATGAGCTGGAGCTATATCTCTACGAGGGGCGCAGAGAGGCAAATGAGATAAAATACGTGATCAGCGAACAGGACTGGCAGCGGATCAAGAGCCTCTTGGTGTCCCATCTGAGCACCTTTGACATCCCTTTGATCATGGTGGAAGACGGGGATTACAAAGGGAAAAGGGAGCTTTACTTAAAACATGCTTACGAAGGGATTGCGTTGGATCAGGAGTATCGCGAAAAGACCATGGAGCACATTCTTTACCTTTGGGATCGCCCTGTGCATCTGGAGTCGATTGTCGATGGAAAAACGGTGATTTTTACCTTTGATGGGAGCAGCCACTCTCAGAATCCACAGAGCTAA